In Phreatobacter stygius, a genomic segment contains:
- the cydB gene encoding cytochrome d ubiquinol oxidase subunit II codes for MILHELIDYQTLRLIWWVLLGVLLIGFAVTDGFDLGVGILLPFVGRTDLERRVAINTIGPVWEGNQVWLILGGGAIFAAWPALYAVSFSGFYLAMFAVLAALILRPVGFKYRSKRESPSWRQAWDWALFTGGFVPALIFGVAVGNVLQGVPFRFDADLRIFYDGSFFGLLNPFALLCGLLSVAMMIMHGGAWLALKTEGPVSDRARAYGSLAALAVIALFALCGVILWLFVDGYRITSALVTNGPSNPLLKTVAREHGVWFANYAARPWLLAVPALGFLGALGAFFGLRSKRELTTFGASKLAVIGIVATVGVAMFPFILPSSIDPRASLTVWDSSSSHLTLFIMLVSCAIFLPLIIAYTSWVYWVLWGKVDEASVTDHGGHAY; via the coding sequence ATGATCCTGCACGAACTGATCGACTATCAAACCTTGCGCCTGATCTGGTGGGTGCTGCTCGGCGTGCTGCTGATCGGCTTCGCCGTGACCGACGGCTTCGATCTTGGCGTCGGCATCCTCCTGCCCTTCGTCGGCCGCACCGATCTCGAACGGCGCGTTGCCATCAACACCATCGGGCCGGTCTGGGAGGGCAATCAGGTCTGGCTGATCCTCGGCGGCGGCGCCATCTTCGCCGCCTGGCCGGCGCTCTATGCCGTGTCGTTCTCCGGCTTCTATCTCGCCATGTTCGCGGTGCTGGCGGCGCTGATCCTTCGTCCGGTCGGCTTCAAGTACCGCAGCAAGCGCGAGAGCCCGAGCTGGCGCCAGGCCTGGGACTGGGCGCTGTTCACCGGCGGCTTCGTGCCGGCGCTGATCTTCGGCGTGGCGGTCGGCAATGTGCTGCAGGGCGTGCCGTTCCGCTTCGATGCCGACCTGCGCATCTTCTATGACGGTTCGTTCTTCGGCCTGCTCAACCCCTTCGCGCTTTTGTGCGGGCTCCTGTCGGTCGCCATGATGATCATGCATGGCGGCGCCTGGCTGGCGCTCAAGACCGAAGGTCCGGTGAGCGACCGGGCGCGGGCCTATGGCAGCCTGGCGGCACTCGCGGTCATTGCGCTGTTCGCGCTTTGCGGCGTCATCCTCTGGCTGTTCGTCGACGGCTATCGCATCACCAGCGCGCTGGTGACCAACGGACCGTCGAACCCGCTTCTGAAGACGGTCGCCCGCGAGCACGGCGTCTGGTTCGCCAATTATGCGGCGAGGCCCTGGCTTCTGGCCGTGCCGGCGCTCGGCTTCCTCGGCGCGCTCGGTGCCTTTTTCGGCCTCAGGTCGAAACGCGAACTGACCACCTTTGGCGCCAGCAAGCTTGCGGTGATCGGCATCGTGGCGACCGTCGGTGTCGCGATGTTCCCGTTCATCCTGCCCTCGTCGATCGATCCGCGCGCCAGCCTGACCGTGTGGGATTCGTCCTCCAGCCATCTGACCCTGTTCATCATGCTGGTGTCCTGCGCGATCTTCCTGCCGCTGATCATCGCTTATACGAGCTGGGTCTACTGGGTGCTGTGGGGCAAGGTCGACGAAGCCTCGGTCACCGATCATGGCGGCCACGCCTACTGA
- the cydX gene encoding cytochrome bd-I oxidase subunit CydX, with product MWYFSWLLGLPLAAAFAVLNAMWYELMEDAARDKAQQASAADRAADRASDYVST from the coding sequence ATGTGGTATTTTTCCTGGCTTCTCGGCCTGCCATTGGCCGCCGCTTTCGCCGTGCTCAACGCCATGTGGTACGAGCTGATGGAGGACGCGGCGCGCGACAAGGCGCAGCAGGCGTCAGCCGCTGATCGCGCGGCGGATCGCGCGTCCGACTATGTCAGCACCTGA
- a CDS encoding MFS transporter encodes MTVQTAARSGSTDKLLILAAVCFAGLCMPLSFTAPSVALPAIGRNFGVSPVALGWVMNAFILAFGSTVMAAGALADRYGRKRLFTIGMAAFTVISAVIGYAPNLLVLELLRAVQGVAAALAMAGGAASLAHEFDGEARTRAYGMLGTSFGVGLALGPVWAGYLIETFGWRSVFLTGVAIGLLVLAFGVPRMSESRDPDATGVDPWGTATFTATLLLFTFAVMEAPHRGWSDAGVIAMLAGAALMLGLFILVEKLQQRPMLDLSLFAYPRFLGAQALPLATAFGFVVPLVILPARFIGAEGMTEIEVGLMLLPLCLPIAIVPLLGAFLTRWIPAATLAAIGLTLAAAGLAWLATVSPGSPRMAFILPLALIGIGSGLPWGLMDALAVSVVPKERAGMATGIFSTVRVAGEALALAATGAVLMGLTRAGLGPVAGRGEAQLTTLANELAGGGLAQASVLAPELSRAAMMLVYGDAYRSTLIVLALINLATAVIALLTLRPQRAAGIDGHQACRA; translated from the coding sequence ATGACCGTTCAGACGGCCGCCCGTTCGGGCAGCACCGACAAATTGCTCATTCTTGCGGCCGTCTGTTTCGCCGGCCTCTGCATGCCCTTGAGCTTCACCGCGCCGAGCGTGGCGCTGCCGGCGATCGGCCGGAATTTCGGCGTCAGCCCGGTGGCGCTCGGCTGGGTGATGAATGCCTTCATCCTGGCCTTCGGCTCCACCGTCATGGCCGCCGGCGCGCTCGCCGACCGCTACGGCCGCAAGCGCCTGTTCACCATTGGCATGGCCGCTTTCACCGTCATCTCGGCGGTTATCGGTTATGCGCCCAATCTGCTCGTCCTCGAGCTTCTGCGCGCCGTCCAGGGCGTCGCCGCCGCGCTTGCCATGGCCGGTGGCGCCGCCTCGCTCGCCCATGAATTCGACGGCGAGGCGCGCACCCGCGCCTATGGCATGCTCGGCACCAGTTTCGGCGTCGGGCTGGCGCTCGGGCCGGTCTGGGCCGGCTACCTGATCGAGACTTTCGGGTGGCGCTCGGTCTTTCTGACCGGCGTGGCGATCGGTCTTCTGGTCCTGGCTTTCGGCGTGCCGCGCATGAGCGAATCGCGCGATCCCGATGCCACCGGCGTCGATCCCTGGGGCACCGCGACCTTCACCGCGACGCTTCTCCTGTTCACCTTCGCCGTCATGGAAGCACCGCACCGGGGCTGGTCCGATGCCGGCGTCATCGCCATGCTGGCGGGGGCCGCCCTGATGCTCGGCCTGTTCATCCTGGTCGAGAAACTGCAGCAGCGCCCAATGCTCGATCTCAGCCTGTTCGCCTATCCGCGTTTCCTCGGCGCCCAGGCCCTGCCGCTCGCCACCGCCTTCGGTTTCGTCGTGCCGCTGGTCATCTTGCCGGCCCGTTTCATCGGTGCCGAGGGCATGACCGAGATCGAGGTTGGCCTGATGCTGCTGCCGCTCTGCCTGCCGATCGCCATCGTGCCGCTTCTCGGCGCCTTCCTCACCCGCTGGATCCCGGCAGCCACTCTTGCCGCCATCGGCCTGACACTGGCCGCGGCGGGGCTTGCCTGGCTCGCCACCGTCTCACCCGGCTCGCCGCGCATGGCCTTCATCCTGCCGCTGGCGCTGATCGGCATTGGCAGCGGCCTGCCCTGGGGGCTGATGGATGCGCTCGCCGTCAGCGTCGTGCCGAAGGAACGCGCCGGCATGGCAACCGGCATCTTCAGCACCGTCCGGGTCGCCGGCGAGGCCCTGGCGCTCGCCGCCACCGGCGCGGTGCTGATGGGCCTGACCCGGGCCGGCCTCGGCCCTGTCGCCGGCCGCGGCGAGGCGCAGTTGACCACGCTTGCCAACGAACTCGCCGGCGGCGGGCTGGCCCAGGCGTCGGTGCTGGCGCCGGAGCTCAGCCGCGCGGCGATGATGCTGGTCTATGGCGACGCCTACCGGTCGACGCTCATCGTGCTGGCGCTGATCAATCTCGCCACCGCAGTGATCGCGCTCTTGACCCTCCGGCCGCAACGCGCGGCCGGCATCGATGGGCATCAGGCCTGCCGGGCCTGA